The following coding sequences lie in one Sphaerochaeta sp. genomic window:
- a CDS encoding FKBP-type peptidyl-prolyl cis-trans isomerase, giving the protein MNGKIFDSSVNRGPVTFTIGEVIEGWNEGLQLMSKGEKVTMIIPPELGYGTQGYPGVIPPNSYLVFDVELISF; this is encoded by the coding sequence ATGAACGGAAAGATCTTTGACAGTTCCGTAAATCGTGGCCCGGTGACCTTCACCATCGGGGAGGTGATTGAAGGTTGGAATGAAGGATTGCAGTTGATGAGCAAAGGCGAGAAGGTGACGATGATCATCCCGCCGGAACTCGGCTACGGAACCCAAGGGTATCCTGGTGTGATTCCACCCAATTCCTATTTGGTGTTTGATGTTGAGCTGATAAGTTTCTAA
- the radA gene encoding DNA repair protein RadA has translation MKGKAIQYVCSQCGHVETKWLGRCPECGGWNTFEEEAVTTSADMTKSVVLSDGGKAVPLKDVQVEPGYRFSTGISELDRVLGGGVMKGSSVLIGGEPGIGKSTLMLQMASLCIRDRSILYVSGEESPGQVKLRGERLGLDVDRISIFCDTRVEAISEVLEETKPQMVIIDSLQTLVSAEVPSPAGSVNQIRATSTALVGMTKRLGISLFLIGHITKEGILAGPKVIEHLVDTVLSFEQSGSGVRIIRALKNRFGSVDELGIFTMGEKGLEPVRDPSLFFISQRAGNVTPPGIAYTAVTEGSRTFIVEIQALTVSTKSGYSRVYSDRIDSARVLRVSAILERHAGLALGEQDIYVNVGGGVKLNEVAIELPLALALWSAYRGVALPGRLVSFGELSLAGEVRPVGFSDKRIKAAVEMGFTRLMVPKGTKSGKLTNVSIVETIKEAIACSVLIIH, from the coding sequence GTGAAAGGAAAAGCAATCCAATATGTTTGCAGCCAATGCGGGCATGTGGAGACCAAATGGCTGGGACGCTGCCCGGAGTGCGGCGGCTGGAACACCTTCGAGGAAGAAGCGGTGACCACTTCGGCGGACATGACCAAAAGCGTCGTGCTCTCCGATGGCGGAAAAGCGGTTCCCTTGAAGGATGTCCAGGTGGAACCCGGCTATCGCTTTTCCACCGGTATCTCCGAGCTTGACCGTGTGCTGGGCGGTGGGGTGATGAAAGGTTCCTCCGTGTTGATCGGAGGAGAACCAGGCATCGGTAAATCCACCCTGATGCTCCAGATGGCCTCCCTGTGCATCAGGGACCGCAGCATCCTGTATGTATCCGGTGAGGAGTCACCCGGCCAGGTGAAGCTTCGTGGAGAGCGCCTGGGGCTTGATGTGGACCGGATTTCCATCTTCTGTGACACACGGGTGGAAGCCATCAGCGAGGTGTTGGAAGAGACCAAACCTCAGATGGTGATCATCGATTCCCTGCAGACGTTGGTCTCCGCCGAGGTCCCTTCACCGGCGGGTTCGGTCAACCAGATTCGGGCAACCAGTACGGCGTTGGTAGGCATGACCAAGCGGCTCGGCATCTCGCTGTTTTTGATCGGGCACATCACCAAGGAAGGCATTCTTGCCGGTCCGAAGGTGATCGAGCACCTGGTGGATACCGTGCTTTCGTTCGAACAGAGCGGATCGGGAGTGAGGATCATCCGGGCGCTGAAGAACCGCTTCGGTTCGGTGGATGAGTTGGGGATCTTCACCATGGGGGAGAAAGGGCTGGAACCGGTTAGGGATCCTTCGTTGTTTTTCATCAGCCAACGGGCGGGCAACGTGACGCCTCCGGGCATCGCCTACACTGCCGTCACCGAAGGGAGCCGAACGTTCATCGTGGAGATCCAGGCGCTGACCGTCTCGACGAAGAGCGGGTACAGCAGGGTCTATTCGGACCGCATTGATTCGGCCCGGGTGCTGCGGGTCAGCGCAATCCTGGAGCGCCATGCAGGCTTGGCGTTGGGGGAGCAGGACATCTACGTGAATGTCGGAGGCGGGGTGAAGCTCAACGAAGTGGCCATCGAGCTGCCGCTGGCCCTGGCCTTGTGGTCGGCGTACCGCGGGGTGGCGCTACCGGGTCGGCTCGTGTCCTTCGGGGAGCTTTCCCTGGCGGGGGAAGTCCGGCCTGTCGGATTCTCCGACAAACGGATCAAGGCGGCGGTGGAGATGGGCTTTACCCGCCTGATGGTCCCCAAAGGGACAAAATCAGGAAAACTTACCAATGTGTCCATCGTGGAGACCATCAAGGAAGCGATCGCCTGCTCTGTCTTGATAATTCATTGA